A single window of Nicotiana sylvestris chromosome 5, ASM39365v2, whole genome shotgun sequence DNA harbors:
- the LOC138868449 gene encoding uncharacterized protein, translating to MSEVAVSAILVRKDQVKQSSIYYVSKLLLDAETRYPQLEKLALALIMSSRKLRPYFQCHPISVVTAYPLRNILHKHELSGRLAKWTIELSEYDITYQPRTAIKSQVLANFLDDFSQGMQLEAEKELQVFNGSNPGIWTLFTDGLSNVKGAGLGIVLVPPTGETIRQAIICHSITNNEAEYEAVIASLELARELGINQIIIKSDLQLVVNQMLGTYTAREARMQQYLEKAYRTTTKISTGKTPFLLVYGAEALIPVKIGEPSTRYMQALEESSEEEMRINLDLLEGKREAALIRMTAQKQVMERYYNRRA from the exons ATGTCAGAAGTAGCGGTGAGTGCTATTTTAGTTCGTAAAGACCAAGTTAAACAGTCTtcgatttattatgttagcaaattATTGTTGGATGCGGAGACGCGGTATCCTCAACTAGAAAAGCTTGCACTCGCATTAATCATGTCATCTAGAAaactaaggccttattttcaatgccaccctatttccgtagtaactgcttatccattgcgcaatatattacacaagcatgagttgtcaggtaggttagctaaatggactatagaattaagtgaatatgacatcacaTACCAGCCCAGAACCGCTATAAAATCTCAGGTGTTAGCAAATTTTTTGGATGATTTCAGCCAAGgaatgcaattagaagcagaaaaagaattacaggtgttcaacGGGTCTAATCCAggaatttggaccttatttactgatggCTTATCTAATGTGAAAGGAGCAGGCTTaggaattgttttggtaccacctacgggtgaaaccattcgacaagccataatatgtcattctataactaacaatgaagcagaatatgaagctgtgattgcaagTTTAGAACTGGCACGTGAACTCGGCAttaatcagattataatcaaaagtgaTTTGCAACTTGTAGTTAACCAAATGCtagggacttatacagccagggaggCACGAATGCAGCAGTACTTAGAGAAG gcataccgcacaacaacaaaaataagcACGGGCAAAACACCGTTCTTATTGGTATATggagctgaagctttaattccagttaAAATAGGGGAGCCAAGCACGAGGTACATGCAAGCGTTAGAAGAATCCAGTGAAGAAGAAATGCGCATAaaccttgatttacttgaaggaaaaagggaagctgcactaataagaatgacagcacaaaagcaagtcatggaACGATACTACAATCGACGAGCATGA